The DNA sequence ATTCAAGGCACTTCGCTCGCGCTGACCCGCGTCACCGGCGCCGGCACGACGATCACGTCGCTCGGCACCGCGGCGGTCGCGCTGTTCACGATCAACGCGGGCGACCCCGACGGCGTGAAGATCGCCAAGATCGCGGCCGCCGCCATGATCATCGCGGTCGGTCTGCTCGCGACTTCGTGGGTCACCGCGGCCGATGTGCGTGCCCGCGGCAACGCGGCCGCGGCGAATCCGGCGCCGGCGAGCCCGACCGTGCCCGCCCCGGCGAATGGTGCCGCGAAGCAGAACGGCTCGGTTCCGGTCGGCGGCGCGGTGTGGGTGACCGTCCGCGACCACGGCGACCAGCCGTTCCTGCTCGTCGAGGCCCAGCACCTGGCCGACGACCACACGCGTTACTTCGTCAGCCGCAACAACGAGCGCCCCACCTGGGTGCTCGAGGACGACATCGAGTCGTGGAGCGTCGGCGCACCGTCGACGTAGCGCATCGGACCCGAACCTGACGGCGGTGTCATAATTCGCGCTCACCGCCCGGCAGGCTCGAGGAGCGCAATGGAACTCCCGAAGATCATCAGTGTCGACGATCACGTCGTCGAGCCGGCCCACGTCTGGCAGACGTGGCTGCCCGAGAAGTGGCGGGAGCGCGGCCCGCACGTCGAGCGCAAGCGCTGGGGTGCATTCCGCCTCCGCAAGGGCGCCAAGTACGAGATGACCGAGGACGCCGAGGGCGAGTGGGGCGACGCCTGGATCTACGACGGCAACCTCATCTACGTGCAGAAGAAGTTCGTCGCGATTCCGAAGATCGCCACGAAGAACGACGATCCGTCCACGTTCGACAAGACGGTCATGACGATGACCGCGACGACGTATGACGACATGCGCCCCGGTTGCTGGGACCCCAAGGAGCGCAAGAAGGACTTCGAGCTCAACTGGGTCGACGGCTCACTGCCGTTCCCGACGTTCCCGCGCTTCTGCGGCCAGACGTTCTACGAAGCCGACGACAAGGAGCTCGCGCTCGCCTGCGTCGAGGCGTACAACGACTGGATGGTCGAGGAGTGGTGCGACCCCTCGATCGGCATCAACATCCCGTGCTGCATCATGCCGCTCTGGGATCCGCAGCTCGCGGCGCGGGAGATCGAGCGCAACGCGAAGCGCGGCGTGCGCGCGGTCTG is a window from the Acidimicrobiia bacterium genome containing:
- a CDS encoding amidohydrolase family protein, with the translated sequence MELPKIISVDDHVVEPAHVWQTWLPEKWRERGPHVERKRWGAFRLRKGAKYEMTEDAEGEWGDAWIYDGNLIYVQKKFVAIPKIATKNDDPSTFDKTVMTMTATTYDDMRPGCWDPKERKKDFELNWVDGSLPFPTFPRFCGQTFYEADDKELALACVEAYNDWMVEEWCDPSIGINIPCCIMPLWDPQLAAREIERNAKRGVRAVCFSELPTRLNLPSIHTGHWDPMFAACDATGTTVCMHVGSSSSDPASSADAPGGVGSMVAFNNSMASLGDYLFSGKMRQFPKLKIAYSEGQIGWIPYALERADTVWEEHNAWLNSKKLIPEPPSTYYYERVFGCFTWDSHGVRSLDEVGENNICFETDYPHTDTTWPNSKAYCEKILQDVDEQQAYKILRGNAIRMLELDRK